The Pantoea vagans genome includes a window with the following:
- a CDS encoding glutathione peroxidase codes for MSIYQTDLVTLDGEKTTLAQYQDKVLLVVNVASKCGLTAQYEQLESLQKAWQNKDFSVLGFPCNQFLEQEPGSNEEIKTFCSTTYGVTFPMFDKTDVNGANRHPLYAQLTAAQPEAQRPEGSGFLERMMSKGRAPKAEGDILWNFEKFLINKQGKVIARFSPDMTPDDPIILKRVEQALAE; via the coding sequence ATGAGTATCTATCAAACTGATCTGGTTACACTGGATGGCGAAAAAACCACGTTGGCGCAGTATCAGGATAAAGTCTTGCTGGTGGTTAACGTGGCGTCTAAATGTGGTCTGACGGCGCAGTATGAGCAGCTTGAGTCATTACAAAAAGCCTGGCAGAACAAAGATTTCAGTGTGCTCGGTTTTCCGTGCAACCAGTTCCTTGAGCAGGAACCTGGCAGTAATGAAGAGATCAAAACGTTCTGCAGCACCACTTATGGTGTGACCTTCCCGATGTTCGATAAAACCGACGTCAACGGGGCGAATCGCCATCCCCTGTATGCGCAACTGACTGCGGCTCAGCCAGAGGCCCAGCGTCCGGAAGGCAGCGGTTTCCTGGAACGTATGATGAGCAAAGGTCGTGCGCCGAAAGCGGAAGGCGATATTCTGTGGAACTTCGAGAAATTCCTGATCAACAAGCAGGGCAAAGTAATTGCGCGTTTCTCACCGGATATGACGCCAGACGATCCGATTATCCTGAAACGCGTTGAGCAGGCATTGGCCGAGTAA
- the pheT gene encoding phenylalanine--tRNA ligase subunit beta — MKFSELWLREWVNPALDSAALSEQITMAGLEVDGVDPVAGAFHGVVVGEVVECGQHPNADKLRVTKINVGGDRLLDIVCGAPNCRQGLKVAVATVGAVLPGDFKIKAAKLRGEPSEGMLCSFSELGISDDHSGIIELPADAPIGTDIRSYLQLDDNTIEISVTPNRADCLGIIGIARDVAVVNGLPLTEPTIEPVNATISDTFPIRVDATDACPRYLGRVVKGINVQAATPLWMREKLRRCGIRSIDPVVDITNYVLLELGQPMHAFDLDRIDGGIVVRMAEEGEVLTLLDGTEAKLSSDTLVIADHQKALAMGGIFGGEHSGVNDQTQNVLFECAFFEPLAITGRARRQGLHTDASHRYERGVDPALQFKAIERATQLLLDICGGEAGPVIDQTDASKLPERATITLRREKLDRLIGHVIADEQVTDILTRLGCEVTVGNGEWKAVAPSWRFDMAIEEDLVEEVARVYGYNNIPDVPVKANLIMTQHREADLSLKRARSLLVDKGYQEAITYSFVDPKVQQLLHPGEEALILPSPISSDMSAMRLSLWTGLLGAVVYNQNRQQGRVRLFESGLRFVPDTQADLGIRQDLMLAGVLSGNRYEEHWDLARQAVDFYDLKGDLESLLDLTGKLDEISFRAEANPALHPGQSAAIYLRGERIGFIGVVHPELERKLDLNGRTLVFELLWNKVADRVLPDAREISRFPANRRDIAVVVAENVPAADIIAECKKVGVNQVVGVNLFDVYRGKGVNEGEKSLAISLILQDTSRTLEEEEIAATVAKCVAALKERFQATLRD; from the coding sequence ATGAAATTCAGTGAACTCTGGTTACGCGAATGGGTAAATCCAGCCCTGGACAGCGCTGCGCTGTCTGAGCAAATCACCATGGCCGGCCTGGAAGTGGACGGTGTTGATCCGGTTGCCGGCGCGTTCCATGGCGTGGTGGTGGGTGAAGTGGTGGAGTGCGGCCAGCACCCGAACGCCGACAAACTGCGCGTCACCAAAATCAATGTAGGCGGCGATCGCCTGCTGGACATCGTCTGTGGCGCGCCAAACTGCCGTCAGGGTCTGAAAGTGGCAGTCGCCACCGTGGGCGCTGTGCTGCCAGGTGATTTCAAAATCAAAGCGGCAAAACTGCGCGGTGAGCCTTCAGAAGGCATGCTGTGCTCTTTCTCTGAGCTGGGAATTTCCGACGATCACAGTGGCATCATTGAGCTGCCAGCGGATGCACCAATCGGGACTGACATCCGTAGCTATCTGCAGTTGGATGACAACACCATCGAAATCAGCGTAACGCCAAACCGTGCAGATTGCCTCGGTATTATCGGTATCGCGCGCGACGTGGCGGTGGTTAACGGCTTGCCGTTGACGGAGCCCACTATTGAACCCGTTAACGCGACCATTTCTGACACCTTCCCCATTCGCGTAGATGCCACAGATGCTTGCCCACGTTATCTCGGCCGCGTAGTAAAAGGCATCAACGTGCAGGCGGCAACGCCACTGTGGATGCGTGAAAAACTGCGTCGCTGCGGTATTCGTTCAATCGACCCGGTTGTGGATATCACCAACTACGTTCTGTTGGAACTCGGCCAGCCTATGCACGCCTTTGACCTCGACCGCATTGATGGCGGCATCGTGGTGCGCATGGCGGAAGAGGGCGAAGTGCTGACGCTGTTGGATGGCACCGAAGCTAAACTCAGCAGCGACACGCTGGTGATTGCGGACCATCAGAAAGCGCTGGCGATGGGCGGTATTTTTGGTGGTGAGCACTCAGGTGTGAACGATCAGACCCAAAACGTGCTGTTCGAGTGCGCCTTCTTTGAACCGCTGGCGATCACCGGCCGTGCCCGTCGTCAGGGTCTGCATACCGATGCTTCACACCGTTACGAGCGTGGTGTCGATCCTGCGCTGCAGTTCAAAGCGATTGAACGCGCGACTCAGCTGCTGCTGGACATCTGTGGCGGTGAAGCGGGTCCAGTTATCGATCAAACTGACGCCAGCAAATTGCCTGAGCGTGCCACCATCACGCTGCGTCGTGAAAAGCTGGACCGCCTGATTGGTCACGTGATTGCCGATGAGCAGGTCACAGACATTCTGACGCGTCTGGGTTGTGAAGTGACCGTGGGCAACGGCGAGTGGAAAGCTGTCGCACCAAGCTGGCGCTTCGACATGGCTATTGAGGAAGACTTGGTTGAGGAAGTGGCGCGTGTCTACGGCTACAACAACATTCCTGATGTGCCGGTGAAAGCCAACCTGATCATGACACAGCATCGCGAAGCGGATTTATCCCTGAAACGTGCGCGCAGCCTGCTGGTGGATAAAGGCTATCAGGAAGCCATCACTTACAGCTTCGTTGATCCGAAAGTGCAGCAGCTGCTGCATCCCGGTGAAGAAGCGCTGATTCTGCCAAGCCCGATTTCCAGCGATATGTCCGCGATGCGTTTGTCACTGTGGACCGGTCTGCTAGGGGCTGTGGTGTACAACCAGAACCGTCAGCAAGGCCGTGTACGCCTGTTTGAAAGCGGTTTGCGCTTTGTTCCTGATACTCAGGCCGATCTCGGTATTCGCCAGGATCTTATGCTGGCGGGCGTACTGAGCGGTAATCGCTACGAAGAGCATTGGGATCTGGCGCGTCAGGCGGTTGACTTCTATGATTTAAAAGGCGATTTAGAATCGCTGCTGGATTTGACCGGTAAACTTGATGAGATTTCTTTCCGTGCAGAGGCCAATCCGGCGCTGCATCCAGGACAGAGCGCTGCAATTTATTTACGTGGCGAACGAATCGGATTTATCGGGGTGGTTCATCCGGAGCTGGAACGTAAGCTGGATCTCAACGGCCGCACCTTAGTGTTTGAACTGCTTTGGAATAAGGTCGCAGACCGCGTCCTGCCTGACGCGCGCGAGATTTCACGCTTCCCAGCAAACCGTCGTGATATCGCTGTGGTAGTGGCTGAAAACGTGCCCGCAGCAGATATCATCGCGGAGTGTAAGAAAGTTGGCGTAAATCAGGTAGTTGGCGTAAACTTGTTTGACGTGTACCGTGGTAAGGGCGTAAACGAGGGCGAAAAGAGCCTTGCGATTAGCCTGATTTTGCAGGATACCAGCCGGACACTCGAAGAAGAGGAGATTGCCGCGACCGTTGCCAAATGCGTTGCGGCATTAAAAGAGCGATTCCAGGCAACCTTGAGGGATTGA
- the btuD gene encoding vitamin B12 ABC transporter ATP-binding protein BtuD — translation MLLQCEGVSVAGRLTPVDLTLNAGSLVHLVGPNGAGKSTLLSALSGLLPVKGSIRIAGQQLETLSGAALAQLRAWLPQQQLALGSMPVWHFLRLHCSSASPQADATLSDVLTQLSLQHKLTCNLTQLSGGEWQRVRLAAVVLQIHPLLNPRGKLLILDEPMTALDVAQQRAVDKLLSSLCHAGIAIIASGHDLNHSLRHADIVWLMHQGSMVSQGGAREVLTAEQLAPLYQTHFEQIDTAQGPLLFIP, via the coding sequence ATGCTGTTGCAGTGCGAGGGAGTGAGCGTCGCAGGGCGACTGACTCCCGTCGACCTTACCCTGAATGCTGGCTCTCTGGTTCACCTGGTTGGGCCAAATGGCGCGGGCAAAAGCACGCTGTTAAGCGCGCTTTCAGGCCTGCTGCCTGTTAAAGGCAGCATTCGGATCGCTGGCCAGCAACTTGAGACCTTAAGTGGGGCTGCGTTGGCGCAGTTGCGCGCGTGGTTGCCTCAGCAGCAGTTGGCATTAGGGTCGATGCCGGTTTGGCACTTTCTGCGGCTACATTGCTCATCGGCGTCTCCCCAGGCAGATGCCACGCTGTCGGATGTTCTCACTCAGCTCAGCTTGCAACACAAACTGACCTGCAACCTGACACAGCTTTCGGGTGGTGAATGGCAGCGTGTACGGCTGGCCGCGGTCGTATTACAGATTCATCCGTTGCTCAATCCACGCGGGAAGTTGCTGATTCTGGATGAGCCAATGACCGCGCTGGACGTCGCGCAACAGCGTGCGGTGGATAAGTTACTGAGCAGCCTATGCCACGCAGGCATCGCCATCATCGCCAGTGGCCACGACCTCAATCATAGCCTGCGCCATGCGGATATTGTGTGGTTAATGCATCAAGGAAGTATGGTGAGCCAAGGCGGCGCACGGGAAGTATTGACTGCCGAACAACTGGCACCGCTGTATCAGACTCACTTCGAGCAAATCGACACCGCACAAGGCCCGCTGCTGTTTATCCCTTGA
- a CDS encoding NlpC/P60 family protein: MRLTVFILVLLLAGCSSHRAPPPNGRLSDSITVIAQLNEQLTHWRGTPYRYGGLSRGGVDCSGFVYLTFRDQFAMQLPRSTIDQTDIGTRIDKSDLLPGDLVFFKTGSGENGLHVGIYDTDNTFIHASTSQGVIRSSLDNVYWRKVFWQARRI, from the coding sequence ATGCGACTTACGGTTTTTATTCTGGTTCTGCTGTTGGCAGGCTGTAGCAGCCATCGTGCACCGCCGCCGAATGGTCGCCTGTCTGATTCGATTACCGTTATTGCCCAACTCAATGAACAACTCACACACTGGCGGGGAACGCCTTATCGATACGGCGGGTTAAGTCGCGGTGGGGTGGATTGCTCGGGCTTTGTTTATCTGACTTTCCGTGATCAATTTGCCATGCAGCTGCCGCGTTCCACGATTGATCAAACCGATATTGGCACGCGAATCGACAAAAGTGACCTGCTACCTGGCGATCTGGTATTCTTCAAGACCGGCAGCGGTGAAAATGGCCTGCACGTTGGTATTTATGATACCGATAACACCTTTATTCATGCCTCTACCAGTCAGGGTGTAATCCGTTCCTCACTGGACAATGTTTATTGGCGCAAAGTATTTTGGCAAGCGCGTCGCATCTGA
- a CDS encoding protein adenylyltransferase SelO — protein MQFINSWQQELPGFYTALAPTPLAGGRLFYHNAPLAAEMGLEPNLFQGEGHGVWSGRELLPGMAPLAQVYSGHQFGVWAGQLGDGRGILLGEQQLENGRKLDWHLKGAGLTPYSRMGDGRAVIRSSVREFLASEALHHLGIPTTRALALAIGEEPVLRETQERGAMLMRIAESHLRFGHFEHFYYGGEQEKVRQLADYAIHHHWPQLRDQADRYQLWFSDIVKRTASLIAHWQSVGFAHGVMNTDNMSILGLTLDYGPYGFLDDYQPDFICNHSDYQGRYAFENQPMIGLWNLNRLAHALSGLMTTDQLKQALSQYETELMRVWGEKMRAKLGLLTADANDNAILTSLLELMTQEHSDYTLTFRLLSDTQQQESRSPLRDEFIDREAFDRWYDTYRQRLLQDETTDEQRQTVMKAANPALVLRNYLAQQVIEEVEKGETAALETLHLALQQPFSDAAVSAQLRQRPPEWGKTLEVSCSS, from the coding sequence ATGCAATTTATCAATAGCTGGCAGCAAGAGTTGCCGGGCTTTTACACCGCGCTGGCCCCGACCCCCTTAGCAGGTGGGCGCTTGTTTTATCACAATGCGCCGCTGGCGGCTGAAATGGGGCTGGAGCCAAACCTGTTTCAAGGCGAAGGCCATGGCGTATGGAGCGGTCGTGAATTACTGCCGGGTATGGCACCGCTGGCTCAGGTCTACAGTGGCCATCAGTTTGGCGTCTGGGCCGGACAGTTAGGTGATGGTCGAGGTATTTTGCTGGGCGAACAGCAGCTGGAAAATGGGCGCAAACTCGACTGGCACCTCAAAGGCGCGGGACTCACTCCTTACTCACGCATGGGCGATGGCCGCGCGGTCATCCGCTCCAGCGTGCGTGAATTTCTGGCTTCCGAAGCATTGCACCACCTTGGTATTCCCACCACGCGTGCCCTGGCACTGGCGATTGGTGAAGAGCCAGTGTTGCGTGAAACCCAAGAGCGCGGCGCCATGCTGATGCGCATCGCGGAGAGCCACCTGCGCTTCGGCCATTTCGAACACTTCTATTATGGTGGTGAACAGGAGAAGGTGCGCCAACTGGCGGATTATGCCATTCACCATCACTGGCCGCAGTTACGCGATCAGGCTGACCGCTATCAGCTTTGGTTCAGCGACATCGTCAAACGTACCGCGAGCCTGATCGCTCACTGGCAGAGTGTCGGCTTTGCACACGGCGTGATGAACACCGACAACATGTCGATTCTTGGATTAACACTGGATTACGGTCCTTACGGCTTCCTGGACGATTACCAGCCCGATTTCATCTGCAATCACAGTGATTATCAAGGCCGCTATGCGTTTGAGAACCAGCCGATGATTGGGCTGTGGAACCTCAACCGTCTGGCGCATGCTCTGTCAGGGTTAATGACCACGGATCAGCTCAAACAGGCGCTGAGTCAATATGAAACCGAACTGATGCGGGTTTGGGGTGAGAAGATGCGTGCCAAGCTGGGGCTGTTAACCGCGGATGCGAATGACAACGCCATTCTCACCTCGCTGCTGGAGTTGATGACGCAAGAACACAGTGATTATACGCTGACGTTCCGTTTGTTAAGCGATACGCAACAGCAGGAGAGCCGTTCACCGCTGCGCGATGAGTTTATCGATCGTGAGGCGTTTGATCGCTGGTATGACACTTATCGCCAACGACTGCTGCAAGATGAAACGACGGATGAACAGCGTCAAACGGTAATGAAAGCCGCTAATCCCGCGCTGGTATTGCGTAATTATCTGGCTCAGCAGGTTATCGAAGAGGTCGAGAAAGGGGAAACTGCGGCGTTGGAAACCTTGCATCTGGCATTGCAGCAGCCGTTTAGTGATGCAGCCGTTAGCGCGCAGTTGCGCCAACGGCCACCCGAGTGGGGCAAAACGCTGGAAGTGAGTTGCTCCAGCTAA
- the ihfA gene encoding integration host factor subunit alpha, whose amino-acid sequence MALTKAEMSEYLFEKLGLSKRDAKELVELFFEEVRRALENGEQVKLSGFGNFDLRDKNQRPGRNPKTGEDIPITARRVVTFRPGQKLKSRVENATPKDAD is encoded by the coding sequence ATGGCGCTTACAAAAGCTGAAATGTCAGAGTACCTGTTTGAAAAACTCGGGTTGAGCAAACGCGATGCCAAAGAGTTGGTTGAGCTCTTCTTTGAAGAAGTTCGCCGTGCGTTAGAAAACGGAGAACAGGTTAAACTGTCCGGATTTGGTAACTTTGATCTGCGTGACAAAAACCAACGTCCAGGCCGTAACCCGAAGACGGGAGAAGATATTCCAATCACTGCCCGCCGGGTGGTGACATTCCGTCCGGGGCAGAAGTTGAAAAGTCGCGTCGAGAACGCGACACCGAAGGACGCTGACTAA
- the btuC gene encoding vitamin B12 ABC transporter permease BtuC, with the protein MTLLDQLARQADRRSQRWLMLLSAAVLLLFIISLCAGDNWIPPTQWFSASNDLFVWQLRLPRTLAVLLVGAALAVSGVVMQALFNNPLAEPGLLGVSNGAGIGLVLGVMLGNGSLWSLALAAMAGALFITLILLHFAHRQLSATRLLLTGVALGIIFSAIMTWAVYFSTSLDLRQLMYWMMGGFSGIDWRYGWMMLALLPVTLLLIATARPLNLLALGETSARQLGLPLLLWRNLLVLAMGWLVGASVAMAGAIGFVGLVIPHLLRLSGLSDHRYLLPASALAGAAVLLGADIIARLVLTSAELPIGVVTATLGAPLFIVLLVKSSR; encoded by the coding sequence ATGACTCTGCTGGACCAGCTTGCCCGACAGGCCGACCGCCGCAGCCAGCGTTGGCTGATGCTACTCAGTGCCGCTGTGCTGCTTCTGTTCATCATTAGCCTGTGTGCCGGTGATAACTGGATCCCCCCCACACAATGGTTTAGCGCATCGAACGACCTCTTCGTCTGGCAACTGCGTTTGCCGCGCACCCTGGCTGTATTGCTGGTGGGTGCCGCGCTGGCGGTGAGTGGCGTGGTGATGCAGGCGCTGTTTAATAATCCGCTGGCAGAACCCGGCCTGCTGGGCGTGTCCAATGGTGCGGGAATCGGTCTAGTGCTGGGGGTGATGCTGGGTAATGGCTCGTTGTGGAGTCTGGCGTTGGCCGCCATGGCGGGTGCGTTATTCATCACCCTCATTCTGCTGCATTTTGCTCACCGTCAGCTATCGGCTACTCGCCTGCTGCTGACGGGCGTGGCGCTCGGCATTATCTTTAGCGCCATCATGACGTGGGCGGTGTACTTTAGCACCAGCCTCGATCTGCGCCAGCTGATGTACTGGATGATGGGCGGCTTCAGCGGCATTGACTGGCGTTACGGCTGGATGATGCTGGCACTGTTGCCGGTCACGTTACTGCTCATCGCTACCGCGCGCCCTCTCAATTTACTGGCGCTGGGAGAGACCTCAGCACGTCAGCTGGGTTTACCGCTGCTGCTGTGGCGCAATCTGTTAGTGCTGGCAATGGGATGGCTGGTGGGGGCCAGTGTGGCGATGGCCGGCGCAATCGGTTTTGTCGGACTGGTGATCCCACATTTGCTTCGGCTGAGTGGCTTGAGTGATCATCGTTATCTGTTACCGGCATCCGCTCTGGCGGGTGCCGCGGTGTTGCTGGGGGCGGATATTATCGCGCGCCTGGTGCTGACCTCCGCGGAATTACCGATTGGTGTGGTGACCGCCACGCTGGGAGCACCACTATTTATTGTGCTATTAGTGAAGTCTTCGCGCTAG
- the infC gene encoding translation initiation factor IF-3 has protein sequence MKGGKRVQPTRPNRINGEIRATEVRLTGVDGEQLGIVSLREAIEKAEEAGVDLVEISPNAEPPVCRIMDYGKFLYEKSKSSKEQKKKQKVIQVKEIKFRPGTDDGDYQVKLRNLIRFLEEGDKAKITLRFRGREMAHQQIGMEVLNRVRKDLCDDLDLAIVESFPSKIEGRQMIMVLAPKKKQ, from the coding sequence ATTAAAGGCGGAAAACGAGTACAACCGACGCGTCCGAACCGTATCAACGGCGAAATCCGTGCTACCGAAGTGCGCTTAACTGGCGTAGACGGCGAGCAACTTGGCATCGTTTCATTGCGTGAAGCAATTGAGAAAGCCGAAGAAGCTGGCGTAGATTTAGTTGAAATCAGCCCGAACGCCGAACCGCCGGTTTGCCGTATTATGGATTACGGCAAGTTCCTTTATGAAAAGAGTAAGTCTTCTAAGGAGCAGAAGAAGAAGCAGAAAGTTATCCAGGTTAAGGAAATTAAATTCCGTCCTGGTACCGATGATGGCGACTATCAGGTCAAACTACGCAACCTGATTCGCTTTCTGGAAGAGGGCGATAAAGCCAAAATCACGCTGCGTTTCCGCGGTCGTGAGATGGCGCACCAGCAGATCGGTATGGAAGTGCTTAACCGCGTCCGTAAAGACCTGTGTGATGATTTAGATCTGGCGATTGTCGAATCCTTCCCTTCGAAGATCGAAGGTCGTCAGATGATCATGGTGCTCGCACCGAAGAAGAAACAGTAG
- the rplT gene encoding 50S ribosomal protein L20, with translation MARVKRGVIARARHKKILKQAKGYYGARSRVYRVAFQAVIKAGQYAYRDRRQRKRQFRQLWIARINAAARQNGISYSRFINGLKKASIEIDRKILADIAVFDKVTFTALVEKAKSALA, from the coding sequence ATGGCTCGCGTAAAACGTGGTGTAATTGCTCGCGCACGTCACAAGAAAATCTTAAAACAAGCTAAAGGCTACTACGGTGCACGTTCACGTGTTTACCGCGTTGCTTTCCAGGCTGTTATCAAAGCTGGTCAGTATGCTTACCGTGACCGTCGTCAACGTAAGCGTCAGTTCCGTCAACTGTGGATCGCGCGTATCAACGCAGCGGCTCGTCAGAACGGTATCTCTTACAGCCGTTTCATCAATGGCCTGAAAAAAGCCTCTATTGAAATCGACCGTAAGATTCTGGCAGACATCGCAGTATTCGACAAAGTGACCTTCACGGCACTGGTTGAAAAAGCGAAATCAGCTCTGGCGTAA
- the pheM gene encoding pheST operon leader peptide PheM: MHATIFRFFFYFST, encoded by the coding sequence ATGCACGCTACTATTTTCCGTTTCTTTTTTTACTTTAGCACCTGA
- a CDS encoding DUF2502 domain-containing protein translates to MKKTALLLSILLGMPLLASANVSVNMNTPGVSIHIGDQDKRGYYWDGYDWRAPTWWKQHHNQRVGMKGPHGYWNGNGWQSQHPGNAPRHDNKPQPRQQHNDPRDNHNQHDDHGQPIPPRH, encoded by the coding sequence ATGAAAAAGACAGCACTTTTATTAAGCATCCTGTTAGGAATGCCGCTGCTGGCCAGTGCCAATGTTTCTGTCAACATGAACACCCCAGGGGTATCGATTCATATCGGTGACCAGGATAAACGTGGCTACTACTGGGATGGCTATGACTGGCGTGCGCCTACGTGGTGGAAACAGCATCATAACCAACGTGTTGGTATGAAAGGTCCACACGGTTACTGGAACGGTAACGGCTGGCAGTCACAGCACCCGGGCAACGCACCGCGTCATGACAACAAACCGCAGCCTCGCCAGCAGCACAACGACCCGCGTGATAATCACAACCAGCATGATGATCACGGTCAACCGATTCCTCCGCGTCATTAA
- the rpmI gene encoding 50S ribosomal protein L35 — protein sequence MPKIKTVRGAAKRFKKTASGGFKRKHANLRHILTKKSTKRKRHLRPKGMVSKGDLGLVVACLPYA from the coding sequence ATGCCAAAGATTAAAACTGTCCGTGGCGCGGCTAAGCGCTTCAAGAAGACCGCTTCTGGCGGCTTCAAGCGTAAGCACGCGAACCTGCGTCATATTCTGACTAAGAAGTCTACCAAGCGTAAACGTCACCTGCGTCCGAAAGGCATGGTGTCTAAAGGCGATCTGGGCCTGGTTGTTGCCTGCCTGCCATACGCATAA
- a CDS encoding EAL domain-containing protein has translation MKVHLSADYQSETWFYPVYSLAGQLTSVELVTQFVHDSAPITLPQDLLLPQLDDAQQLRLLQSQLSLLEKYREFFELHQITALVRIDDSMATMLLESEFLLRKFKQLSFIILDVSETFPQLAKGKAQPLLASLQQEFRLSLSQFGAGKAPATAVYDNLFNVLKLDKVFIQGLAKRASFTPFMQTMIDTFSDFADQIIICGVDDGLLLEKVSQLNGAQLQGNLFPVVKAERLSDLIYPDVSLHTPSKQ, from the coding sequence ATGAAAGTCCATTTATCTGCCGACTATCAGTCGGAAACCTGGTTTTATCCAGTTTACTCTCTGGCGGGCCAGCTGACTTCGGTCGAGCTGGTGACGCAATTCGTCCACGACAGCGCACCTATTACGCTGCCGCAGGATTTGTTGTTGCCGCAGTTAGACGATGCGCAGCAATTACGCTTACTGCAGAGCCAGCTTTCATTGCTGGAAAAGTACCGTGAATTTTTTGAGTTACATCAAATTACCGCCTTGGTACGTATTGATGATTCCATGGCCACAATGCTATTGGAAAGCGAATTTCTGTTAAGGAAATTTAAACAACTTTCTTTTATTATTCTGGATGTCAGCGAAACGTTTCCGCAATTAGCCAAGGGAAAAGCGCAGCCGCTTTTAGCTTCCTTACAGCAAGAATTCCGTTTATCACTCTCGCAGTTTGGGGCGGGAAAAGCGCCTGCAACCGCAGTCTATGATAATCTGTTTAACGTATTGAAACTGGATAAGGTCTTTATTCAGGGGCTTGCAAAACGTGCATCTTTTACACCTTTTATGCAAACGATGATTGATACGTTTTCCGATTTCGCCGACCAGATAATTATATGTGGCGTCGACGATGGCCTGCTGCTGGAGAAAGTTAGCCAGTTAAATGGGGCGCAACTGCAAGGAAATTTGTTCCCGGTTGTTAAAGCGGAACGGTTAAGCGATCTTATTTATCCTGATGTGAGCTTGCATACACCCTCAAAGCAGTAA
- the pheS gene encoding phenylalanine--tRNA ligase subunit alpha — MSQLADLVARATAAIDEASDIAALDAVRVEFLGKKGHLTLQMTTLRELPAEDRPAAGAVINEAKQQVQDRLNERKNTLESAELNARLAAETIDVSLPGRRIENGGLHPVTRTIDRIENFFGELGFAVVTGPEIEDDYHNFDALNIPGHHPARADHDTFWFDATRLLRTQTSGVQIRTMKNQQPPIRIIAPGRVYRNDYDQTHTPMFHQMEGLIVDKDISFTNLKGTLHDFLNNFFEEDLQIRFRPSYFPFTEPSAEVDVMGKNGKWLEVLGCGMVHPNVLRNVGIDPEVYSGFAFGMGMERLTMLRYGVNDLRAFFENDLRFLKQFK; from the coding sequence ATGTCCCAACTCGCAGACCTGGTGGCCCGTGCCACGGCCGCTATCGACGAGGCGTCGGATATCGCCGCCCTGGACGCCGTGCGCGTCGAATTTCTGGGTAAAAAAGGGCACCTGACGCTGCAGATGACCACCCTGCGCGAACTGCCAGCAGAAGACCGTCCAGCGGCAGGCGCGGTGATCAACGAAGCCAAGCAGCAGGTGCAGGACCGTCTTAACGAGCGTAAAAACACGCTGGAAAGTGCTGAACTGAATGCGCGTCTTGCTGCAGAAACCATTGATGTTTCACTGCCGGGTCGTCGTATTGAGAACGGCGGCCTGCATCCGGTCACCCGCACTATCGACCGTATTGAAAACTTCTTTGGCGAGTTAGGCTTTGCGGTGGTAACCGGCCCGGAAATCGAAGATGACTACCACAACTTCGACGCCTTGAACATTCCTGGACATCACCCAGCGCGTGCCGACCATGACACCTTCTGGTTTGATGCCACGCGCCTGCTGCGTACTCAAACGTCGGGCGTGCAGATTCGCACCATGAAAAACCAACAACCGCCGATTCGCATTATTGCGCCAGGCCGCGTTTATCGTAACGATTACGATCAAACGCACACCCCAATGTTCCATCAGATGGAAGGTCTGATTGTTGATAAAGACATCAGCTTCACCAACCTGAAAGGCACGCTGCACGATTTCCTGAACAACTTCTTTGAAGAAGACCTGCAGATTCGCTTCCGTCCTTCTTACTTCCCGTTCACCGAACCCTCCGCTGAAGTGGATGTGATGGGTAAAAACGGCAAGTGGCTGGAAGTCTTGGGCTGCGGCATGGTGCATCCAAATGTTCTGCGCAATGTCGGCATTGACCCGGAGGTCTACTCTGGCTTTGCCTTCGGTATGGGTATGGAGCGTCTTACCATGCTGCGCTATGGCGTTAACGATCTGCGCGCCTTCTTCGAAAATGATTTACGTTTCCTCAAACAATTTAAATAA